The Sulfolobus islandicus Y.N.15.51 sequence GACATTACTATGATCTTTATGAATTACTTCAATTTTTATCACGGTTTACGTTAAACCTACTTTTAAATCGACGCTTGATTTCAAATTTAAGGAAAATCGATGAGCTTAGTGTCTAAAAAATTGAACTAGTTCACAAAACGCACTTCTATGATCTTTTTAACAGTTTGAGTCAAAGTCGTGATTAATAACGTCAAATTCGAAAGTTTTAAAGTTTTTTACTACCTTTACTCTTGATGCCATTTGAATTTGAGGAACTAGGCTTAGGTGTGATTTTAATAAAGCCTAAAGCATTTCCAGATAATAGGGGTTATTTTAAGGAAATATTTAAGGAATCCGAATTTAGGAAAATGAATATTCCTACTCCTCTACAAGCTAACGTTTCATTTTCTAAACCTGGAGTCGTAAGGGGTTTGCATTACCAATTACCGCCGAAAGAACAAGGTAAGATAGTTACAGTAATGAAGGGAAGAATAATAGACGTAGCAGTAGATATAAGGAAGAAATCTAAAAGCTTTGGTAAGTACGTTTATGCCGAACTAAATGAGGATAACCATTACATGTTATGGATACCACCTGGATTTGCACACGGCTTCCAAGCACTAGAAGACTCTACGGTGTTATATTTCGTAACACATAATGAGTATTCGTCATACCACGAGAGGTGCATAAATTACACAATGATAGACTGGCCGATAAAAAGTGTAATAGTCAGCGAAAAAGATGCAAAATGCCCACCATTAGAGAGAGCTGAGGTATTTGAGGATTGGTGATGGAAACGACTTGAAATTGTGACGTAAATAGTTTTTACTGCTCACACCACTAAGCTCTGAGCCAGATTAGTGGTTAGTTCAGTTACACTACCGTAACCAAAACCCTTATTATTTCTATTTTAAATCATTTTATATCATGGGAATATTAATAACTGGCGCATCTGGACAGTTAGGCTTTGAGCTTTCTGAGGTTTT is a genomic window containing:
- the rfbC gene encoding dTDP-4-dehydrorhamnose 3,5-epimerase — its product is MPFEFEELGLGVILIKPKAFPDNRGYFKEIFKESEFRKMNIPTPLQANVSFSKPGVVRGLHYQLPPKEQGKIVTVMKGRIIDVAVDIRKKSKSFGKYVYAELNEDNHYMLWIPPGFAHGFQALEDSTVLYFVTHNEYSSYHERCINYTMIDWPIKSVIVSEKDAKCPPLERAEVFEDW